From the Thalassomonas actiniarum genome, the window ATTTGCTCCTCCCTGTTAGCTGAGTTATTACAACCCGCTTGAACAGTTTGGCATGCGTTTCATTCCGATTGCTTTAAAGCCGTAATTACTCAGGCCTGCACGTTTTTCAGGTATCTACTCAGTATAGTAAATATTAAACCCGATACGCGGAGCCAGGAGTTTTCAGCTTTTCACATCTGAATAAGCAAAGCAGTAAACGTTATGTTTTTACCGGTATTTAAAGCGCCGAAATGCCAATCCCGTTAAAGTAAGAGTTAACAGCACCAGGGTTGCAGGCTCTGGAACGCTTGCTGTTTTAAAGACATGGTTGATATTCTCCCCGAGCACACCACGGTCTGAGATATAGGCAGAAAAGTCCCCTTCATTATAGTAACGACCGTCATTATATTTATCTGCCGCCAGGGATTCGCTCTTCTCGTGTATATAGGAAATTATGCCGTCGTACCAGGCCATATGGTTGACCTCATAGGTTTCGCCTGTCTGAAAGACATTGGAGCTCAGGGCGTATTCACCGCCCGGGGCCAATTCGCCGAAAAGCAGCTCGGCGGCCTCTATGCCGTTATAAGGTTTATGCTCAGTGCTCTGGTTGACTTCTCGCCAGTTGGGGCCCGCCGCCAAATCAAAAGAGCCGACGTACTCCCAGGCGCTGCCGGAGGCGTCGGTATAAAGCTCACCGACAATTAACCCTGCATTGGCTTTACCCGCCAAACAGGTAACAGACAAAATAAATACCGCTAAAGCAGATTTTAAACATTTAGCATTCATCATACTTTTCCTTCCGTTGAAAGCATTGAATATTTATTAGATTTTATACGTGTAGTAACAGAGTTACGGCGATATCCATACAACAAGAGGCGGGCACTGAACGACGGTCCAAATCCATGGAGAAGTAGCAACTCCTTCTAGACTACTGTAGCAGAATTATTATAAAAAAATATTACGCATTATTACTCGGCAGTTACGATAAAACTACGAGACTGTTCTTATATAAGTCTTTGACACTGTTATATTTAGTGCTTTTTCCAGAAAGTTGCTGTCTTCTTGGACCTGGCTGAGTAAATGTTATTACAGGGGCTCTATTAATGCTGAGGTTTGGTCGATAAAAGGCAAAGCAGCCTAAACATTCCTTTATTACAGTCTGGATTGATGTGATGGTTTTGAGGAGAGCTACCATAAAAAACATGCAATAGCGCCCACTTGCACTACTTGCAGCGTAAATGTTCTGCTATCTGAATAAGCCAGTAACTCAACGGCTTACAGGTCATTTGGGGGAGTTTACCGCTGTCGTCGAGCGTGCGTAAGGTGAGGATATCTTTTAAGTGTGCAATTTTCTGATAGTTTTCCACCTCTTGTGCAGTCATGGCCCCTCCCTGCTGCGTCAGGGTTATTTTGCTGGCATGGGATAATTGCTCAAGATATCCCGGTTGGCTGGCGGCTAAATAGCGTTTCACCTTAACATGCTCTTTTACCAGCATGACAATGCGCCTGGAAAAACCGTGTTTTGCCAAAAAGGCGGCGCCGATATTATCATGTGCCGGGTGGCCAAAGTCGGTGAAACCTTTAGTATTATTGCGCTGGGCAATGAAGTGCCCTATGTCATGTAAAAAAGCTGCCAATGCCAGCTCATCATCAAAACCCTGCTCAATCGCCAGGGTGCCGCATTGCTGCGCATGTTGCAGCTGGCTGCACTTTTCTTCATATGTCTGGCTGCCGTAGTCCAGATAAAGCGCTTCGATTTCTTTAATAATGTCACTCATAACAACTTTAATACCCTGGCCAGGTTCAGATCACATCGACGGTTTTTGGTATATACCAACTTGGGGTGTAGTCTATTGAACTTTATTTCCCTGTACAAGCCGTTAGCAGGCTTGGTCATAAAAACTTCATAATCAACCTGGTATATACCACAATATTTCTGTCATAAAGTTTCGCTAGGCTAGTGGCTTTTTAACAATGACATGAGCAGAATATGAAGCGAATCTCCCTGTGGTTAAGCCAATGCAGCACGCTGTGGTTCACGGTTTATGCGACCATGGCCGCCTTTATGACCTACTTTTCCATGTATGCCTTTCGTAAACCTTTTACTGCCAGCAATTATGATGGCATGGCGGATTTTTCTTACGGCATTGATTTCAAAACTGCCTTGATCTTATCGCAAGTACTCGGTTATGCCCTGTCGAAATTTATCGGCATTAAGGTGATCTCTGAAATGAATGCCGGTCGTCGGGCGCTGGCGATTTTAACCTTGGTGATGATCGCTGAACTTGCCCTGGTGCTGTTTGCTCTCGTGCCGTCGAACTGGAAATTATTGACCTTGTTTTTAAACGGTCTGCCTCTTGGCATGATCTGGGGTCTGGTGTTCAGCTTTTTGGAAGGGCGGCGGGTTTCAGAAATTTTAGGCGCCGGCTTAAGCGTCAGTTTTATTGTTTCCTCCGGGGTGGTTAAAAGCGTGGGTCAATGGTTGATGCTCAGCCACGGGATCAGCGAGTTTTGGATGCCGGCCATCACCGGAG encodes:
- a CDS encoding PEP-CTERM sorting domain-containing protein; the encoded protein is MMNAKCLKSALAVFILSVTCLAGKANAGLIVGELYTDASGSAWEYVGSFDLAAGPNWREVNQSTEHKPYNGIEAAELLFGELAPGGEYALSSNVFQTGETYEVNHMAWYDGIISYIHEKSESLAADKYNDGRYYNEGDFSAYISDRGVLGENINHVFKTASVPEPATLVLLTLTLTGLAFRRFKYR
- a CDS encoding HD domain-containing protein; the protein is MSDIIKEIEALYLDYGSQTYEEKCSQLQHAQQCGTLAIEQGFDDELALAAFLHDIGHFIAQRNNTKGFTDFGHPAHDNIGAAFLAKHGFSRRIVMLVKEHVKVKRYLAASQPGYLEQLSHASKITLTQQGGAMTAQEVENYQKIAHLKDILTLRTLDDSGKLPQMTCKPLSYWLIQIAEHLRCK